GAAGGGGCTGTCGGCCAGATGATCATCCAGAGCGACGGCGCAGCCCCGATCAGCGGCAAGGGCAATTACGGCGCCTGGGAGTCCTATGTGACGACGCATGCGCTGGTACGCACCGCCGTCTCCCAGATCAAACGGGGGCGGGAGTCAAGGATGTGCGGCATGGTCGAGGATGTGGAACAGCTGACTTATGCGCATCTTGAACAGGCCTACGCAGAAGGGGATCCGCTGGCACGGGAGATCTATCTGAATGCAGCGGCGTCCTTCGGGATCGGGCTTGCGAATCTGCTCAATATCCTGCATCCCGAGATCGTCATCCTTGGCGGGCCGATCGCCGGTCATATCGATTGTTTCTATGATGACGGGATCCGCATCGCAATTCAGAACACGTATTATTATCCGGAATATCAGGTGAAGTTTCTTAAGAGCAGGCTGCAGGATGATGCCGTTGCCATCGGTGCGGCGTCGATGGTCATCCAGCAGTTAAGCATCTAGGTACGGGATCAGGCAATTCAGGAAATTGGCACAGGGATTCAGCCGGGTTTGGGCCGGCGGACGCTGTGTCTTTTTTTGTGTTTAGGCAATAAATACTATTGTTCGATCTGGGTCAGATTCCATATATTCGCTGGTGATGCAGGCCCCGAAGGGTTACGATGGTAGGGACGAACAAATCGCAGCATGGGAGGTTACATACTTATGAAGTTATCGAAGATCGCCGCATCCCTGGGACTTGCTCTGGCTGTCGGCTTATTCAGCCCAAGAAGTGAAGCCGAGGCCAAAACGTTCAGCGATGTCAGCGCGGACTACTGGGCGAAGGCGGAGATCGAGTATTTGACGGATCGCGGCATCATCAATGGTTATCGACGCCGATCAGCTGAGGAAGGTCAGCTGATCGGCTTTTTGTGTATGCTGTTTGGCTGCGAGTTGTGGTATGGTTGAAGGAATGATGCGTCATTGATTCTATAAATTAAGAAAGGAACGCAAAAATCCATGAACGTAATCCATATCGACCTCTATCAAGATTGGATCCGCACCGTGCGCGATTACTTTCGCAGCGCGTCGCTTTAACCGAATTATTTTCGCCCCTAATCACCCTAGATCAATGATAAACATCACAATAATAGACCGATAGTCTAAAAATATATAGACACTTCCCGTGTAATCTTCTATACTCAAGTTGGGTTTAGCAAGATGTTACAGCGGGGGAAGTGATAGGGATGCGGGATGTTACGATGCAGAAGCGCCAGCGGGTCATCGATCAGGCGCTGCGAATGTTCGCTGAACGCGGTTATGAAAACGTATCCGTGGACGAGATTCTCCAGGAAGCGGGGATTTCGAAGGGGACGTTCTACCATTATTTTGAGAGCAAAGAGGATATCCTGCTGGATTTCGGCAAGAGCCAGATCGAGATCATCGATCGCTGGGAGGAAGACAGTCCGAAGAACATCGCCTCTCTGGAAGGGCATATCCAACGTCTGTTCATGGAGCTGTCCGATTCTCTCAAGGAGATGCCGAGGCTGATCGGCAGCATGCTCGCCTTAGCTGTGCAGCATGAGAAGGTCGGCGAATCCTATGCAGGGTTGTACAGCCGCCTGCATAAGGCGCTCAGCAAATGGATCCCGGAAGAAGAGAAGGTCGATGCGCTGATCACGGTGTATATCGGCGCTTTGCTGCAATGGTCGCTGGAGGACGGCGGGGATCTGAACGACATGGTGCAGCAGCGGCTGAAGGTGCTGTGGCATGGCATCGTCGATGACGACGGCAAGCTGCGGATCACACCGATCGACCGCTCGCGCAAGATTCGTGTCGGGGTGATCGGCGGAGGTTTGGCCGGTTTAACAGCGGCCGCCTATCTCAGCGAGCATCCGAACATCGAGGGGATCCTGTTCGAACGCAGTCCGCAGCTGGGAGGAAGGGCATTTACTTATGAAAAAGAAGGCTTCACCCTCAATTACGGCGCTCATGCCATCTACGGGATCGACCGCCATACGATCAGCACGGTTCGCCGGGAGCTGGGGCTCTCCTTCAGCAGCAAGCAGGTGGATAAGCGGCAGGTCATCTATGAGAAAAACGGACGAATGACACCGGCGCCCCTCGATGCGATCAACATGCTGCGAACGGAACTGCTCGGACCGATGGAGAAGGTGCGCTTCGTCGGCGAGATCGTCAGCATCGTCACCAACATCCATAAGATGAAGAATTATGCCGCACTCGGAGATTTCCTCGCGGAGTCGACGGTGAGCGATGAGATCAAGGAGCTGTGGGAACACCTCGTCTGTTCGAATTTCTTCATCTCGCCGGAGGATGCGCGCAAGGTGCCGGGTCAGGTGATCTGCGAATATTATCAGAATCTCTTCCTCGCGCAGCGGCCGGTCAGCTACATCCTGGGCAGTTGGGCGGTGATCACCAATCAGTTGTCGCAGAAGGTCGAGCGTTCCGGAAGATGGGAGCTGTCGGTGCGGGAGGCCGTCGAGGAGGTGGCGGCGGAAGGGGAGCAGTTCCGCTTGACGACGAAGAAGAGAAGCGAGCTCTTCGACTATGTGATCATCGCCATGCCGGTGCAGCATGCGGCGAAGCTGCTCAAGGGAACGCCCTGGGAAAGCGAGCTTGCCCCTTATGAGAACAACGAATCGACGGAGGTGCTGGTGTACGACGTCGGTTTGAAGCGGGTGGTGAACCGGCCGTTCTCCTATATCAGCGATATCGATCGCAAGGTGTTCATCAGCGACATCTCGGCGACGGATCACACGATCGCGCCGCCGGACGGTCAACTGCTGCAGGGTATCGCTTATCTGCATGACAACTTCGAATCCGATGAGGAGCGTAAAGCTTATCAGGAGCGGCGCGTGGCGGAGATGGAGCAACTCTTCGACCGCCATTACCCCGGTTGGCGTGACGAGATCGTCGTGAAGCGGATGTCGAAGAAGGCGATGGTGCAGAGCGTGAAGCATATCGCGGGCAATCGCATGCTGCCGGTGCAGCTGGAGGGCGTGCCGTTCTTCTTCTGCGGCGATGGCTGCGAAGGGAAGGGGCAGCTGGCGGAGCGAGCCTTCTCCAGCGCACGGGAGGCAGCGCGGCTGCTCGTGAAGAGTTTGCAGTAGGAGCGTTGTATAGAGTTGTATGACAGAAGAATTTTTTGAAGTGCATTCGTATGTTGGAGATCGCGCCTCAGGTGATGGACCTGGGGTGTTTGTTTGTATTCTGTGGTGAAGAGCTTGCTTAATGAACGGTATACTTGATACATACTTGCAGTGGACATCTAGAAGGGGGAACGGTTATGACCCGTTTGGAACCAAGCACGTCGTGAACTTCGCTGACTCGGATGCGACGGGCCATGTACATATGGGACTAACTCATTATATGAAGAAACTGTACCCCGAAGTTGAGATCCCGGTTTCCACCCTGCGAGCGCGTTTCGCCGATGATCACTGCGGCCTCAGAGAGGGGAGCATCGGAAGGTACGGGATCGAATGGTTGACGATGGAGGATCATTTTGGGAAGATGGTCGATTATTATGCTTTGGATTTTGCATTTGCTGCCGATGAGCCGAGGTGCGAGGTAAGCTTTGAATTTGTGGTGAATCAGAGTTGATCAAGCAATCGCATAGTTCGAATTTACTAAAATAACAGAATTCCACTGGAATATATTGACGAAAGGATCTGCCCGTGGTAAGTTGTAGGTAGTTCAAATGGAATATTCGCGCGCGGAAGAACCGTCTTTTACAACATCTGTTGCAGAAGACGGTTTTATTTTTTGGTGGAATGGAAGGAAAGGGAGATGAAGATGAGAAAGATGTTCATCATCTTGGCAGCACTGCTGCTGTTAACACCGCCGCAGTTGGTGCATGCTGAGCACGATCAGGCTTATGTGGGTATTGAGGAGCTTCTTGCTGAGTCTGATGAGGTTGATGGGACTGATGCAGAAGGCGCGGAGTCTTATGCTGAGTCTGGAGAAACTTATGATGATGCCAGAGAATCTGTTACAGATTCCGTTTCTGTTGAGTCTTATGCAGATTCTGAGAATGCTTATGCAGCAACCGATGAAGCTCTTGCAGAATCTGTTGAGACTGATGCTGAAACTGGTGAGTCTGTTGCCGAAACCGGTGAGGCAAATGACTATACTGGTGACCCCTCTTCGGAGACGGCCGCATCCTTGCCTTTCCCGGATATTCGAGGGCATTGGGCGGAGGAGATCATCATGCAGTATGCGGATGGCGGCATCATCAACGGCTTTCCTGACGGAACCTTCCGGCCGGATCAGCCAGTGACGACGGCGGAGTTCATCGTGATGGTTATAAACAGCGGTACACGCGTGGATGAGCAAGGAGTGCGCGATTGGGATGAAGCGTTTCTGGAACGGATCGTCACGCAGTCGAAGAAGAACATCTTGAAGTTTGCCGGGCATGATTTTAGTTACGGAGATCCTTGGTATCAGAACTATGTGGATATGGCGATGAACATCTCGCTCATCGGCAGGTTTCAATTCGAGGAAGAGTATACAAAGCCGTTGACTCGGGAGAAAGCAGCATCCATCGCTGTGAATTTCAGCATGGTATATGATGGGTTCATTCAGAATGAATACGGCGATATAGCGGCGACGATATTTAAGGATTTTCGGCATTTTAGCAGCATGTATGCACGTTTTGCCGGCAAGGCAGCTATTCTCGGACTGATGCAAGGCGGTCCGGGCGGGGAGTTCAATCCGCAGAGGCAGCTGACGCGGGCTGAGGCATTGACGATCATCTCCCGCATCCATGATAAGAGCTTACGTGAACCTGCTGAGATTGACTTGAGTCCGTATCCGTATGCGATCGTACCCGGAGCAAACGGCTATCCGGATCAGGTGCACATCTTTATGAATGAGAAACAGAAAGAGGTTTATGAGATTATTGTACAGGCTGTTAGACATGAAGATGATTTTTTCTCAATTCAAGAGTTTTCTTCTTTTTATTTTTATGAAGACGAAAGTCAATATGAAAGACATATGGAATCTAGAGATTTGCTTGATGGATTACTAAGATATGACTTAGGAGTAGGACCTTTAGGATCAGGATTTGACCTGGTGATCAAAGCAACTGAAGAAACACTAGATAGATATGAAAACATTTTAGATATTTTATTAGAATCGATCTTATACGATGATTACATAGAAGCAAAGCTATTTATTTTGGAAAATTACAAAAAAATACATGAGACTGAATATATCACAAATTACTATTCTGAAAAAGAAGTAGGGGACTATAAAATACTTATAAGTTATTTCTATAGGGAAATTCCTTACTTTTCTATTCGATTCGAATAGAGAGTGTAGAATTGCGTGAGATAATTTTGGTTCAACGAAGTATTTGTGTACGGAAGAACCGTCTTTTCCACAAAAGATGTTGGAAAAGACGGTTTTATTTATGGTTATAGGAAGGAATCAACAATCAAATAGCAACTATTTGAGTTATATTGAATCTCTTTGATCTCTAATCTCTTAAAGAATTGCAACAAATATAAGGCGGTGATTTGAGTTTGATTAGAAAGGTCATAATTATTGTGTTATGCCTATTCACTATAATGCCATCAATTTTCCCTCCAATACTCTTAGCAGAAACTCAATATGAACTATGTATTAGATTATATAAAAACAGATTTGATGTACCTCCAGGATTTCCTTACTGCAGCACAAACGGATATCCATTTCAGCAAAAGTTATGGGATGACTTAGGAGTTATCGTATACGGAAATCCAGAGCTGTTGCCTTTTAACCAGGGGCCAAGAAACTTTAAGGCGGGTTACGCTGATCCTCAGCATGAAATAGATTACCCCGATGGGGGCGGTCCTCTTACTCCCAAACATCCGTATTTTACGAAAAACGGGGTTAAGGGGGAATACCGTTATCTTGGTTATGATCGAAACGGGCAACCTTATGTAAATCCGTATTTCATACCTGATATGAGAGTACAGAAAGGTTCTGAAAGAACTTGGGTTTACCGTCCGTGGTCTAATCCTCTATTAAAAAACGTTTCTAATCAACCTAGTAATATCAGCCCGATGTTAGCCTCTGTTTATAGAAGTTTAGATGATATATACCAACTAAATCGAGTAAACGAAGTCAACAGCATCATCAAATCACAAGCCGTACAAGTCAAGTACTCCACCTTCGCAGAGGATCCGAATAAGAACCTATTCGACTACATCTATGTGACGCAGGATCCTACGGTCTGGGCGCCGGGAGCGGGGACGATGTGGTCCATTGACCATACGGGCAAGATCTGGTATTCCTCGCATGTAATCGACCAGCGGAAGATGAAGTACAACACACCGGTGAAAGCCGGAATCGAACCGGGACCGGGCATCACACCCAATTACAAGATGGAGAAACAAATCCACGACACCTTCGAACTCCCTTACCGAGTAAGCGGCAGGCTGCTGGATGATGCCTATTACCATAACCGCTATGATCGGGTGAAGTATTATACAAGAGATGATGTAAAAAGCTGGGCCCTCACGGTCACCGTTAAGCATCCGGGCAAATCAGCAGTTACCCTTGGCACCTATACAGGCAATGATCTGGTGATTGACCACGGCCGAGCTTACGCTTATACGGATGTGAAGATACCGATCCGCAAGCCCGACTATCCCGAAGGGGGAACGATGGTGATCACGGTAACCGCACAGGTCACCTTCGGAGACGGGGAGAAGCGGCAACATGTCACCAGTTATCAGCAAGGATTCGGAGTCACCCCGCCGCCTCTGCCGGATCCGCCCGATGAACCCGATGACCCCGGCTCTCCATCCCATCCGGGAGGAGGCGATCCGCCTTCGAGCGATCCCGACCCCATATACTGCAGTCCGAACATCGGCGATCACGCCATCGATATCCTGCCCTTCACCGATGTCTCGGAGACGACGGATCTGTCGCGGGTCAGATCGGTCTATGTTACGGTGAACGGCCAGGTCGTCAGTTATGAGCAGTTTTTCTCCGGCCGATATATCTTCGGCGATGATGCCGATGGACTGAATCATGTCTATGTGGAGTATCGTTTGAGCTCGGGGCTGAAGTGCACCTTCGACAAGTGGGTGCTTGTCCATGATTCCAAGCCGCGGGCGGAATTTGATATGGACGGCGGCACTTGGAAGGAGAACCGTACGATCTTCGTGCGGAATACGAGTTCGCAAGCGGTTGATCCCTATGTGGAAGCTCGTTATCCGATCGTCAGCCATGAGTGGTCGTTCGAGGCGCTGGATGGCAGCACCGGCGAGCGCAAGATGGGAACGGACACGGATCTCTACAAGGAATTGATGTACACCAAGCCCGGACGCTATCAGATCTCGCTTACGACGACCAACGCCCTTGGTAGAGTATCGGATGCCTACGTGGTCCAGTTCAGCATCATCGAGGACGTGCCGCCGGCGATTATCCAGCATGCATACTCGAGCGAAGCGGCGCGCGGCGAGACTATTACCTTCTACAACCATGTGGTCAGCATCGACGGCGATGAGATCGTAAACGAAGTGCATCGCATCTATTATGACGAGCGGGGCGACGAGTCTTACAGCAAACTGGTCGATACGATCTTCGGTCCCCTCACGGAATACACGCCGAGGCACGGTCTTGGTCAGTATAAGGTGGTTACGACGGCTGAAGAGGTGTTCGGCCAACTGACGCTCACACAGCATCTTACGGAAGACAGCAAGCGTTCTTCGGCGTCGGAGACCTATTTTAAGGTAGAGAATTATATCCCTTACGCAGACATCTACGCGGATCTCCCCTATGAACAGGCGGAAGTCGAGATCTTCTTCATGCTGGACAAGAACTTGGCACAAGCGAAGATCGATTATGTGAATCAGAACGTCATAGGCATCACGAATCGCTTCCGACAGGAGTCCTTGGATCCGCTCGTCAAAAAATGGGATATGAAAACCTATACCTACTCTAAATCCGTCAGCACATCAAGGAACACAGGAAGCAGTTATCCCAGCTCGACCTACTATTATGATCAGGAGGGTTACAGCGGCACGCTGCAGCGCTACAGTGTCAGCAACAATCCCTATACAACCCATCACACGCGAACTGAAACGGTCACAGAGAACAGAACCTATTATGAATATACTTGTTCCAAAACCTGGCCGGGTTCACCCTGGATGCTGTGGGATGTGAAGGTATGCGGCAATCACACAGAAGATATGTGGTACAAAGTCGTTACCGAGACGATCACGAGGACAATCGAGGTTCCATATACGATCACCCACGACAATTACACAGGGTACTACAGCGGCACCGTTTACCGCCATGTCCGCGAGCCTTACCGCACGCCTTGGGAAAGCACGACTTCTGCTAAGTACATCGTATATATCAGCGACGGTAATATCAGCGAGCCGGCAGACTTCACGAACGTTGTCCAGAAGTCCGATGCGCAGGTGATCTTGGCAGGGAAATCGAGTATCCGGAATCAAGCTCCCCATGATCATTACATCACCAACAACGGTCAATCGATCGAATCCATCATTCAAACCGTTGTGGAGAAAATCGCAGCTCTGAATCCGCCCCGTGCCTCAATGACCGTGCTGGTCAATCAGCCGTTCACGATGCATACGATCGAGATCGATCCGGAGGATGATCCGATCATCCAGCCGCAGACGTTATACGTGCATGACCCGAACTATTACGATAACCCCCAAGGTCGCGCTTCCTATGCCGTATCTGAATATGATGCGAATCATTACCAATCCCAGCTGCTCCGCAACAGTCTGGACAAACCCGGGCTGTATACGATCTACCGCAGGGTTAGAGACAATCCCGTCAGCAAACCGCAGTATTCCTATTACTCCAACGAAGCCTATATGAGCATCGCCGCCCATCGCAAGCCGATCGCACAAGCGGTGTTGGACTGGACCTATAACCCTGCAACCGGACTCTATGAGACGACTTGGGTGGATCAATCCTATGATCTGGATCATCAATATCGGGATCCGCAGCGGGGCATACGGGAGAGGAAGATACGGTTTAGGAGGAACAGCGGTGAATGGCTGTATTATATTCCAGATGAATTGACAGCGGGGAGCTACGAATTGGAATATACCGTCCGTGATATCGAGGGTGCTTGGTCGGATCCCTACAAGCTGACCTTCACGCTCGCTGAGGAGCCGCCGCCGCAGATCGATGCGAAGGCGCGGGCAGAGCTGGCTAGGTTCAGCTTGCGCAATATTCCAGCCAGTGAACAATTGCGAATCTATGAGATCTGGACGAGATATCCTTATCGGCATGATTTGGAAGTAGCGATCTATAACAGCGCAGCAACGACTCGAATGACGACCCCGGTGACCGTGGCCAATCATACGGGGACGAAGCGGGGGAGCGACATCTACTGGGAGGATATCGTCTATACGATTCCAGAGACGCTGCCGGATGGGCAGTATGTTTTACGCCTAAGCGCTGTTGGACAGAATGGGATTAGAGCGGACATCGATTTCCCGATTCGCGTGAACACCCCGATTAATCTTGTGCCGAATCTGGCATCAGAATTGTTAACAGGAGAACTCACCGCCCTGGAAGCAACTACGAGCAAATATGCAAGCAGCGTTACCGTTACGATGTTCAGAGGTACGAGATATGAGAACAGACAAGAGCTTGCAGGAACGCGAAAGGGTGACTTGAAGACATGGCATGCATCCTACCAAGTTCCGGTGATTCCTGACGGACATTATCAGGTCAGATTTACGGCTGTTACACCCAACGGCAATTCGCAGTCCATCGATCGGACTGTAGAAGTGATCAATAATCGTCCGCCCGTTGCAGATTTTACTTGGTCGCCCAGCACGATCTGGGAAGGGGACACGGTATCCTTTAGCAATCGATCTTATGATCCCGACGGGGATCCGCTCACCTATTCCTGGCGTATCACTTATCCGGATGGGACGGTATATACATCGAATAAGCAGCATATTGAACTGCGCTTAACACAGATTGGAAATCACGCTGTTCAATTGACGGTATCCGACGGAAGGTTTACGGATATGAAGCAGGCGGTTTTGGCGGTACGAGAATTGACCCTTGGTGCCGATGTGCATCATACGGATCACTGGTACGAGCACCATCGTGAGGCAGGACATGAGACGGAGGTGCATCCGAAGGATTATTACTCGGGTGAAAAATTCCTGTTAAACGCCATGACGTCTCCCGTCCCTGTTCAGCGAGTGAGTGCTGTATTGGTCGCTGTTGATCGGCAGGGGCAGCCGGTGCAGGTGGAGACCGTACTAGAAAGTGTTCGGGACAGTGAACATTACAAGGGTGAACTTTATGATGAGTCCTTCTCCTCACTGGACGAGGGTTTGGCGGTCGGCCTGCATGCTGTTAAGTTCCGTGTTCGCTATATGAATGGAACGGTGAAGACGGCGATCGTTCCTATTCGCATCATCGGGCACGTGTTGGAATCGGCGGGGGTTCATCGGAGGCAGTGAAGATTTTTGGCCAATAATTTGGTACAATGTGCAAGTATGAACCATCTTGGACGATTGAGATACTTACCAACTAGAAGGAGAATGATCGAATGTTTCTGCCAGTCTTAAAGTTGAATTCCGAAGATTTGCCTGACCGCGCTGTCGTCTGCGGCGACCCCGGCAGAGCGAAATTGATCGCTGATCGTATGGAAGATGCGAAGGAACTGGCTTATAACCGGGAATACCGCACCTTCGTCGGCACGTATCAGGGGGTTTGTATCGCGGTTGTCAGCCACGGTGTCGGCTGTCCGGGGGCAGCGGTGTGCTTCGAAGAGCTGATCCGCGGCGGTGTGAAGACCTTGATCCGCGTTGGCACAGCCGGTTCCTATACTCAGGATCTGCCTCCCGGAAGCCTCGTCGTCAGCACGGCGGCGGTACGCACGGACGGCTTGACCGCACAGCTGGTACCGGAAGGATTCCCTGCTGTGGCTGATCCGGAACTGGCTTTGGCCCTCTACAACCAAGCTTCGCAAGTAGAAGGAATCAACACGGCCAAGGGAATCACCTTAACCTTGGACGTGTTCTATAACGGTGTCGTGGAATTCCCGCACAAACTGTACAAACAAGCAGGCGTTCTCGCGGTGGAGATGGAGATCTCCGCGCTCTATACCATTGCTTCGCTTCGCGGAGCCAAAGCGGCTGCCATCGTTGCCACCGACGGTTATGCCGATGCGGATCTGGCGGATGTCTATGATCCTTATACCGACGCAGTCAGCAAAGCTGTGGAAGCGGAGATGGATATTGCGCTGCGCACATTAGCATCGCTGTAATTGCGACTGTGCATTTCTCTTGATGCAACTGATCGATACAGCAAGCGGCGGCCGAGGAAAGCTGGATGTGAGTGGAGGGAGGAGATAGAATATGTGGGTAAGTCTTCGGATCAAGATGCTGCAGTATGATACTCCAAGCAGTTGGTCCGCCTCCGTTGGTCTATGGTTGTCTACAGCTGTATGGTTCGTGTTGTTGGCTTTGGGGATGCCGACGGGCATTGGCCGAGGTTTCGATATACTCGTCGCTTTGCTCATCCATATGATCGGATCCAGTGCAAGCATCGGCATCCTCTCATTGCTCCTGCTGCCCGTGCACCGAGCTATTCCACGCGTATACCTAGGAACATTCCTCTATTCGCTGCCGGTAACCTTTGCGATTATGTACTACTCCGTGGACTTCGATGCCATCGCTTCGCTTGTCATCAGTATGGGATCAGTAGTCTGCGGATCGGCAGCCGGCGTATTGCTGCATTTGATCTTCGACCGCATGTCCCGGCCGCGGACTCGTTTGATCTCGCTCATGATGATGTGCATTTTTGTTGTTTTGGTAAGTTCCAAGTGGATTCTTCCCGTAACCAGCGGATCGTTACCGCCTGAAGATGAAGCAGCAATCTACAGCACATCTGCGGCAGCAAGTGATGCCGAAGAATTATCGATGACCGCTGACAATCCTGCGCTGCCCGGTGAGATGGCTTATACCATATTCACCTATGGCAGCGGCAGCGACAAACACCGTCCGGAGTTCGCAGAGGCAGTGACGCTGCACTCCCGCTCTGTGGATGCTTCGGACTATATTCAGGATTGGCCGGAGTGGCGAAGGATCTTCTGGGGCTTCGACGAATCAGAACTTCCGCTGAACGGCAGGGTGTGGATGCCCGAGGGAGAAGGACCCTATCCGCTGGTCTTGATCGTCCACGGCAACCATACGATGGAGAAATTCTCCGATGACGGTTATGCGTACCTCGGTGAACTGCTGGCCAGTCGAGGAATGATCGCGATCTCCGTCGATCAGAACTTCTTGAATTACTCTTATTGGTCCGGCATCCCTAATGATAACTACAAGCTGCGGACCTGGATCTTGTTGCAGCATATCCGAGAGTTAGGGCATTTTAATGAACAGCCGGGCAATCCCTTCTATG
The Insulibacter thermoxylanivorax DNA segment above includes these coding regions:
- a CDS encoding S-layer homology domain-containing protein translates to MKLSKIAASLGLALAVGLFSPRSEAEAKTFSDVSADYWAKAEIEYLTDRGIINGYRRRSAEEGQLIGFLCMLFGCELWYG
- a CDS encoding FAD-dependent oxidoreductase; its protein translation is MRDVTMQKRQRVIDQALRMFAERGYENVSVDEILQEAGISKGTFYHYFESKEDILLDFGKSQIEIIDRWEEDSPKNIASLEGHIQRLFMELSDSLKEMPRLIGSMLALAVQHEKVGESYAGLYSRLHKALSKWIPEEEKVDALITVYIGALLQWSLEDGGDLNDMVQQRLKVLWHGIVDDDGKLRITPIDRSRKIRVGVIGGGLAGLTAAAYLSEHPNIEGILFERSPQLGGRAFTYEKEGFTLNYGAHAIYGIDRHTISTVRRELGLSFSSKQVDKRQVIYEKNGRMTPAPLDAINMLRTELLGPMEKVRFVGEIVSIVTNIHKMKNYAALGDFLAESTVSDEIKELWEHLVCSNFFISPEDARKVPGQVICEYYQNLFLAQRPVSYILGSWAVITNQLSQKVERSGRWELSVREAVEEVAAEGEQFRLTTKKRSELFDYVIIAMPVQHAAKLLKGTPWESELAPYENNESTEVLVYDVGLKRVVNRPFSYISDIDRKVFISDISATDHTIAPPDGQLLQGIAYLHDNFESDEERKAYQERRVAEMEQLFDRHYPGWRDEIVVKRMSKKAMVQSVKHIAGNRMLPVQLEGVPFFFCGDGCEGKGQLAERAFSSAREAARLLVKSLQ
- a CDS encoding S-layer homology domain-containing protein, encoding MKMRKMFIILAALLLLTPPQLVHAEHDQAYVGIEELLAESDEVDGTDAEGAESYAESGETYDDARESVTDSVSVESYADSENAYAATDEALAESVETDAETGESVAETGEANDYTGDPSSETAASLPFPDIRGHWAEEIIMQYADGGIINGFPDGTFRPDQPVTTAEFIVMVINSGTRVDEQGVRDWDEAFLERIVTQSKKNILKFAGHDFSYGDPWYQNYVDMAMNISLIGRFQFEEEYTKPLTREKAASIAVNFSMVYDGFIQNEYGDIAATIFKDFRHFSSMYARFAGKAAILGLMQGGPGGEFNPQRQLTRAEALTIISRIHDKSLREPAEIDLSPYPYAIVPGANGYPDQVHIFMNEKQKEVYEIIVQAVRHEDDFFSIQEFSSFYFYEDESQYERHMESRDLLDGLLRYDLGVGPLGSGFDLVIKATEETLDRYENILDILLESILYDDYIEAKLFILENYKKIHETEYITNYYSEKEVGDYKILISYFYREIPYFSIRFE
- a CDS encoding PKD domain-containing protein; amino-acid sequence: MPSIFPPILLAETQYELCIRLYKNRFDVPPGFPYCSTNGYPFQQKLWDDLGVIVYGNPELLPFNQGPRNFKAGYADPQHEIDYPDGGGPLTPKHPYFTKNGVKGEYRYLGYDRNGQPYVNPYFIPDMRVQKGSERTWVYRPWSNPLLKNVSNQPSNISPMLASVYRSLDDIYQLNRVNEVNSIIKSQAVQVKYSTFAEDPNKNLFDYIYVTQDPTVWAPGAGTMWSIDHTGKIWYSSHVIDQRKMKYNTPVKAGIEPGPGITPNYKMEKQIHDTFELPYRVSGRLLDDAYYHNRYDRVKYYTRDDVKSWALTVTVKHPGKSAVTLGTYTGNDLVIDHGRAYAYTDVKIPIRKPDYPEGGTMVITVTAQVTFGDGEKRQHVTSYQQGFGVTPPPLPDPPDEPDDPGSPSHPGGGDPPSSDPDPIYCSPNIGDHAIDILPFTDVSETTDLSRVRSVYVTVNGQVVSYEQFFSGRYIFGDDADGLNHVYVEYRLSSGLKCTFDKWVLVHDSKPRAEFDMDGGTWKENRTIFVRNTSSQAVDPYVEARYPIVSHEWSFEALDGSTGERKMGTDTDLYKELMYTKPGRYQISLTTTNALGRVSDAYVVQFSIIEDVPPAIIQHAYSSEAARGETITFYNHVVSIDGDEIVNEVHRIYYDERGDESYSKLVDTIFGPLTEYTPRHGLGQYKVVTTAEEVFGQLTLTQHLTEDSKRSSASETYFKVENYIPYADIYADLPYEQAEVEIFFMLDKNLAQAKIDYVNQNVIGITNRFRQESLDPLVKKWDMKTYTYSKSVSTSRNTGSSYPSSTYYYDQEGYSGTLQRYSVSNNPYTTHHTRTETVTENRTYYEYTCSKTWPGSPWMLWDVKVCGNHTEDMWYKVVTETITRTIEVPYTITHDNYTGYYSGTVYRHVREPYRTPWESTTSAKYIVYISDGNISEPADFTNVVQKSDAQVILAGKSSIRNQAPHDHYITNNGQSIESIIQTVVEKIAALNPPRASMTVLVNQPFTMHTIEIDPEDDPIIQPQTLYVHDPNYYDNPQGRASYAVSEYDANHYQSQLLRNSLDKPGLYTIYRRVRDNPVSKPQYSYYSNEAYMSIAAHRKPIAQAVLDWTYNPATGLYETTWVDQSYDLDHQYRDPQRGIRERKIRFRRNSGEWLYYIPDELTAGSYELEYTVRDIEGAWSDPYKLTFTLAEEPPPQIDAKARAELARFSLRNIPASEQLRIYEIWTRYPYRHDLEVAIYNSAATTRMTTPVTVANHTGTKRGSDIYWEDIVYTIPETLPDGQYVLRLSAVGQNGIRADIDFPIRVNTPINLVPNLASELLTGELTALEATTSKYASSVTVTMFRGTRYENRQELAGTRKGDLKTWHASYQVPVIPDGHYQVRFTAVTPNGNSQSIDRTVEVINNRPPVADFTWSPSTIWEGDTVSFSNRSYDPDGDPLTYSWRITYPDGTVYTSNKQHIELRLTQIGNHAVQLTVSDGRFTDMKQAVLAVRELTLGADVHHTDHWYEHHREAGHETEVHPKDYYSGEKFLLNAMTSPVPVQRVSAVLVAVDRQGQPVQVETVLESVRDSEHYKGELYDESFSSLDEGLAVGLHAVKFRVRYMNGTVKTAIVPIRIIGHVLESAGVHRRQ
- a CDS encoding nucleoside phosphorylase → MFLPVLKLNSEDLPDRAVVCGDPGRAKLIADRMEDAKELAYNREYRTFVGTYQGVCIAVVSHGVGCPGAAVCFEELIRGGVKTLIRVGTAGSYTQDLPPGSLVVSTAAVRTDGLTAQLVPEGFPAVADPELALALYNQASQVEGINTAKGITLTLDVFYNGVVEFPHKLYKQAGVLAVEMEISALYTIASLRGAKAAAIVATDGYADADLADVYDPYTDAVSKAVEAEMDIALRTLASL